In one window of Nitrospira sp. DNA:
- a CDS encoding pyruvate synthase, with product MDSQMMTGNLAAAWGARLADVDYIPAFPITPQTEIVEALAKWCEGGELAARFVTMDSEHSMMTAAGAAEATGARVFTATSSQGLLYAFEVLYSISGWRAPLVLVNVSRALAAPITLESDHNDVLAARDSGFLQIHAETCQEVLDSILMAYRIAEDERVMLPVIVNLDGFSLSFTREPVSIPDAEQVRTFLPPFRPAHLGFSASVPHSLGVAVIGGTPYAYFRHQMHLASINALEVHGEAAASFEQVFGRRYDVVEGYRLDDAEDVLVMTNSCAGTGKAAVDAARAEGKRVGLLRLRMIRPWPADAIRDALRGRRAVAVLDQNLAPGQGGILFQEIAASLYHEVERPRALCSFIGGLGGQNLSVEELRAIFEQTAKAGVSRKGIGPVLLYTQAEHREMTQLQMVAAGSVKRET from the coding sequence ATGGACAGCCAAATGATGACCGGCAACCTGGCGGCGGCCTGGGGAGCGAGGCTGGCCGACGTGGATTACATTCCTGCGTTTCCCATCACGCCGCAAACGGAAATTGTGGAAGCGCTGGCCAAATGGTGTGAAGGCGGTGAACTGGCGGCGCGGTTCGTCACGATGGACTCTGAGCATTCGATGATGACGGCGGCGGGCGCGGCAGAGGCCACGGGGGCACGGGTCTTCACCGCCACATCCAGCCAGGGATTGCTCTATGCCTTCGAAGTGCTCTACTCGATCTCGGGCTGGCGTGCCCCGCTCGTGCTGGTCAACGTATCGCGGGCACTGGCTGCGCCCATTACGTTGGAGTCGGATCATAACGATGTGTTGGCGGCGCGTGATTCCGGTTTTCTGCAGATCCATGCCGAGACCTGCCAGGAGGTGTTGGATTCGATTTTGATGGCCTATCGGATCGCAGAGGATGAGCGGGTGATGTTGCCGGTCATTGTGAATCTGGACGGCTTTTCGCTCTCGTTCACGCGTGAGCCTGTTAGCATCCCGGATGCGGAGCAAGTGCGGACGTTTCTGCCACCGTTCCGTCCCGCTCACCTCGGGTTCAGCGCGTCTGTGCCCCACTCGTTAGGGGTGGCGGTGATCGGCGGGACGCCCTATGCCTATTTCCGGCATCAAATGCATCTGGCCTCGATCAATGCCCTAGAGGTGCACGGTGAAGCCGCTGCGTCCTTCGAGCAGGTATTCGGTCGGCGCTACGATGTGGTCGAGGGATATCGGCTGGACGATGCGGAGGATGTGCTCGTGATGACGAATTCCTGTGCCGGTACAGGCAAGGCGGCGGTCGATGCTGCCAGGGCAGAGGGGAAACGGGTGGGCCTGTTGCGGCTCCGGATGATTCGGCCCTGGCCGGCGGATGCCATCCGTGATGCATTGCGAGGGCGTCGCGCTGTGGCTGTGTTGGATCAGAATCTCGCGCCGGGGCAGGGTGGCATTCTGTTTCAGGAGATTGCCGCTTCCCTGTACCATGAAGTGGAACGGCCGCGGGCACTCTGTTCCTTCATCGGAGGGCTCGGGGGCCAGAATTTGTCGGTGGAGGAGTTGCGCGCGATCTTCGAGCAAACAGCGAAAGCCGGAGTCAGCAGAAAAGGAATCGGTCCGGTTCTCCTCTACACTCAAGCCGAACATCGGGAGATGACTCAGCTCCAGATGGTAGCGGCAGGAAGCGTGAAACGTGAAACGTGA
- a CDS encoding pyruvate synthase — MWQRETFKKIKQVPGEEHVLPGSALCAGCGGLESLRLAAKVLGDEVVYVNAAGCFTMLAAYPYTSFKGSWLYTTMGSAPAGAQGVRDALDVLIAKGRLPKSDNLKVVVLGGDGSTYDMALSSTSGAMNRGLDFYYICYDNEAYGNTGMQLSPATPYGARTATSPCSLQHPNGASQEKKDIFEIWRAHKPPYIATVAPRYPLDLEEKFARAAAYTGPKMFLALAACPTGWLYDPGETPEVAKLAVETGLWPLKEAINGVVTHTYIPKRRPVEAYLKLQGRFRHLFEPTVQTEAIQHIQGRVDAYWLQVKG; from the coding sequence ATGTGGCAACGAGAGACGTTTAAGAAGATCAAGCAGGTTCCAGGTGAGGAGCATGTGCTTCCGGGAAGCGCGCTCTGCGCAGGGTGCGGCGGGTTGGAGTCGTTGCGACTTGCGGCGAAGGTGCTCGGCGACGAGGTCGTGTATGTCAACGCGGCCGGTTGCTTCACCATGTTGGCGGCCTATCCCTATACGTCATTCAAGGGCTCATGGCTCTATACGACGATGGGCTCCGCGCCTGCCGGTGCGCAGGGCGTACGTGATGCGTTGGACGTATTGATCGCCAAGGGTCGGTTACCGAAGAGCGACAACCTGAAAGTCGTGGTGCTGGGGGGCGACGGTTCAACCTACGATATGGCGCTGTCGTCCACCTCGGGCGCGATGAATCGCGGACTCGATTTCTATTACATCTGTTACGACAACGAGGCGTACGGGAACACCGGCATGCAGCTGTCCCCGGCGACTCCTTATGGGGCGCGGACGGCGACGTCGCCCTGCAGCCTGCAGCATCCGAACGGGGCATCTCAAGAGAAGAAAGACATCTTTGAAATCTGGCGCGCGCACAAGCCGCCGTACATCGCGACCGTCGCGCCGCGCTATCCGCTCGATTTGGAGGAGAAATTCGCGCGGGCGGCTGCGTACACGGGACCGAAGATGTTTCTCGCCTTAGCGGCCTGTCCGACTGGCTGGCTCTACGATCCCGGGGAAACGCCGGAAGTCGCGAAGCTGGCGGTCGAGACCGGGCTCTGGCCGCTGAAGGAAGCCATCAATGGAGTGGTCACCCACACTTACATTCCGAAGCGCAGGCCGGTCGAGGCCTATCTCAAGTTGCAAGGGCGTTTTCGGCACCTCTTCGAACCGACCGTGCAGACGGAGGCGATTCAGCACATTCAAGGGCGCGTGGACGCCTATTGGCTACAGGTGAAGGGCTAA
- a CDS encoding arsenite methyltransferase translates to MNSEEIKECVKAEYGQAARQAKRGGSSCCGSLPERVDFITSNLYGENERESLPTEAVLASLGCGNPTALTQINPGETVLDLGSGGGIDVLLSARRVGPAGKVYGLDMTDEMLTLARENQQKAGVRNVEFLKGEIEDIPLGDQVVDVIISNCVINLSSDKDRVLAEAFRVLRPGGRLAVSDVVVRGDVPAEIRHSVELWMGCVAGALEESAYRDKLAKAGFCDIEIVPTRIYRAEDAKDFLAGAGLDVETLGPQMDGKFMSAFIRATKPGESAQRAL, encoded by the coding sequence ATGAACAGCGAGGAGATCAAGGAGTGTGTGAAGGCAGAGTACGGGCAAGCGGCGCGGCAAGCGAAGCGCGGCGGGAGTTCCTGTTGTGGATCGCTTCCCGAGCGGGTCGACTTCATCACCTCGAATCTTTACGGGGAGAACGAAAGGGAATCGCTCCCGACGGAGGCGGTGCTGGCTTCGCTCGGGTGCGGGAATCCGACGGCATTGACTCAGATAAATCCCGGCGAGACGGTTCTCGATCTCGGCTCAGGCGGTGGGATCGATGTCCTGCTTTCCGCTCGTCGGGTCGGACCGGCTGGCAAGGTGTATGGACTCGATATGACCGACGAGATGCTCACGTTAGCGCGGGAGAATCAGCAGAAAGCCGGAGTCCGGAATGTGGAGTTTCTCAAGGGCGAGATCGAGGACATTCCATTGGGAGATCAGGTGGTCGATGTGATCATCTCCAACTGTGTCATCAACCTTTCCTCCGACAAAGATCGCGTGCTGGCCGAGGCGTTCCGGGTCTTGAGGCCGGGCGGTCGGCTCGCCGTTTCCGATGTCGTCGTGCGCGGCGACGTCCCGGCGGAGATTCGCCACAGCGTCGAACTGTGGATGGGCTGTGTCGCGGGTGCCTTAGAAGAGTCCGCTTACCGGGACAAGCTCGCGAAAGCGGGGTTTTGCGACATTGAGATTGTCCCCACTCGCATCTATCGCGCCGAGGATGCGAAAGACTTCTTGGCCGGTGCAGGGCTCGATGTGGAGACGCTCGGGCCGCAGATGGATGGCAAGTTCATGAGTGCCTTCATCCGCGCAACGAAGCCAGGGGAATCTGCGCAGAGGGCTCTCTAG
- a CDS encoding arsenate reductase ArsC — MNILFLCTGNSCRSVLAEATFNALAGPEWRAMSAGSQPTGTVHPRSLALLRREGISTEGLYSKSWTDLPAIPDIVITVCGNAAGETCPAYLGQVLRAHWGVEDPAKAIGSDAEIEAKFEQAYRILRTRIEAFLKLPLDRLRTDREQFTVELDRIAQLP, encoded by the coding sequence GTGAATATTCTCTTTCTCTGTACCGGCAACTCCTGCCGCTCTGTGTTGGCCGAGGCCACGTTCAACGCTCTGGCAGGCCCTGAATGGCGCGCGATGAGTGCGGGGAGTCAACCGACCGGTACGGTCCATCCACGGTCCCTGGCGCTCCTGCGGCGTGAAGGCATTTCGACGGAGGGCTTATACAGTAAATCGTGGACTGACCTTCCGGCCATTCCGGATATCGTCATCACGGTGTGCGGCAACGCAGCGGGTGAAACCTGCCCGGCCTACCTTGGCCAGGTGTTGCGTGCCCATTGGGGTGTGGAAGATCCGGCCAAAGCGATCGGAAGCGACGCCGAAATTGAGGCGAAGTTTGAGCAGGCGTATCGCATCTTGCGCACCCGCATCGAAGCATTCTTGAAATTGCCGCTCGACCGGCTCCGGACGGATCGGGAGCAGTTCACGGTTGAACTCGACCGCATTGCACAGCTCCCGTAA
- the arsD gene encoding arsenite efflux transporter metallochaperone ArsD, with protein MTTIEVYDGAMCCSTGVCGVDVDQALVTFAADVEWVKQQGVMIERFNLGQQPLQFANNPRVKSFLERSGEGSLPLILVDGEVALAGRYPSRAELTRWARLVAVPTVSQVEGSCCSGNSCC; from the coding sequence ATGACGACGATTGAGGTGTACGATGGAGCCATGTGCTGCAGTACGGGTGTGTGCGGAGTCGATGTGGATCAGGCGTTGGTAACCTTTGCGGCCGATGTTGAGTGGGTGAAGCAGCAGGGTGTCATGATCGAACGCTTTAACCTGGGACAACAACCGTTGCAGTTCGCGAACAATCCCAGGGTCAAAAGCTTTTTAGAGCGCTCGGGTGAGGGTTCACTCCCGCTGATACTCGTGGACGGTGAAGTGGCCCTGGCCGGGCGGTATCCCAGCCGGGCTGAGCTGACCCGTTGGGCTCGTTTAGTCGCTGTCCCCACGGTGAGCCAGGTAGAAGGCAGCTGCTGTAGTGGCAACTCCTGTTGCTGA
- the arsA gene encoding arsenical pump-driving ATPase, whose amino-acid sequence MRFLDHAPTFLFFTGKGGVGKTSLSCATAIRLAQQGKNVLLVSTDPASNVGQVFSQTIGNSITAIANVAGLSALEIDPQLAAQQYRERIVGPVRGQLPDSVVRSIEEQLSGACTTEIAAFDEFTALLTDEALISSYDHIIFDTAPTGHTIRLLQLPGAWSGFIETNPGGASCLGPLSGLEKQRQRYADAVTALSDPDRTRLILVARAQKGTLDEVARTHQELAAIGLARQHLVINGVLPEREAAQDALASAIRRHEQEALAAMPAALQALPTDYLPLKAANLVGVEALSSLFSDRNEAIPVTTGPANQSFDLTRLSTLVDEIAKTGHGLVLMMGKGGVGKTTLAAAVAVALAQRGLPVHLTTSDPAAHLADTLSGSLDNLEVSRIDPHAEIMRYRQHVLDTKGKDLDDQGRAMLEEDLRSPCTEEIAVFQAFSRIIREAGKKFVVMDTAPTGHTLLLLDATGAYHREATRHIDPLLHHTTPMMRLQDPERTKVMIVTLAETTPVLEAAGLQDELRRAGIEPWAWLINNSLSAALTSSPLLKQRAAFELAQIEAVRTRYAARVALVPMQTEEPIGIERLLRLVKPQPAPDYTGATHDS is encoded by the coding sequence ATGCGGTTTCTAGACCATGCCCCCACCTTCCTGTTTTTCACCGGCAAGGGTGGCGTGGGGAAAACATCGCTTTCCTGCGCCACGGCCATTCGTCTGGCTCAACAAGGGAAGAACGTCCTCCTGGTCAGTACTGATCCGGCCTCTAACGTTGGGCAGGTGTTCAGTCAGACCATCGGCAACAGCATCACCGCGATTGCCAACGTCGCCGGCCTCTCCGCTCTGGAAATCGATCCGCAACTGGCGGCACAGCAGTATCGCGAACGTATCGTCGGCCCGGTTCGTGGACAGTTACCGGACTCCGTGGTCAGGAGCATTGAGGAGCAGCTTTCCGGAGCCTGCACCACGGAGATTGCCGCCTTCGACGAATTTACTGCGCTGTTGACCGATGAGGCGCTGATCAGCTCATACGACCATATTATCTTCGACACGGCACCGACTGGCCATACCATCCGACTGCTGCAACTGCCTGGCGCCTGGAGCGGCTTTATCGAAACCAACCCGGGGGGCGCTTCCTGTCTCGGTCCCTTGTCAGGACTGGAAAAGCAGCGGCAGCGCTACGCGGACGCAGTCACGGCGCTGTCCGATCCCGACCGTACCCGGTTGATCCTCGTGGCTCGCGCACAGAAGGGCACGTTGGACGAGGTGGCCCGCACGCATCAGGAATTAGCCGCCATCGGCCTGGCCAGGCAGCATCTCGTCATCAATGGAGTCTTGCCGGAACGCGAAGCGGCGCAGGACGCACTGGCCTCCGCCATCCGTCGCCATGAGCAAGAGGCGCTCGCCGCAATGCCTGCCGCCCTGCAAGCACTGCCGACCGATTATCTCCCGCTCAAGGCCGCCAATCTCGTCGGAGTCGAGGCGCTGAGCAGCCTCTTCTCTGATCGAAACGAAGCCATTCCGGTGACCACTGGTCCGGCCAATCAATCCTTTGATCTGACGCGGTTATCGACCCTGGTCGATGAGATCGCGAAAACCGGCCACGGCCTCGTCCTGATGATGGGCAAAGGCGGGGTCGGCAAAACCACACTTGCCGCGGCGGTGGCGGTAGCACTGGCCCAACGCGGACTGCCCGTCCATTTGACCACGTCCGATCCCGCCGCCCACTTGGCCGACACGTTGTCCGGATCCTTGGACAACCTGGAAGTCAGCCGAATCGACCCGCACGCGGAGATCATGCGTTATCGGCAACATGTCCTCGATACCAAGGGCAAGGATCTCGATGACCAGGGCCGTGCCATGCTGGAAGAGGATCTGCGCTCGCCCTGCACCGAAGAAATCGCGGTGTTTCAGGCGTTCTCCCGAATCATTCGCGAGGCCGGCAAGAAATTCGTCGTCATGGACACGGCGCCGACCGGGCACACGCTGCTGTTGCTTGATGCCACTGGGGCCTATCACCGCGAGGCCACCCGTCATATCGATCCACTTCTGCATCACACCACGCCGATGATGCGGTTACAGGACCCTGAACGGACGAAGGTCATGATTGTGACCTTGGCGGAAACCACGCCGGTTTTGGAGGCCGCAGGGCTGCAAGACGAGCTGCGCCGAGCCGGTATTGAACCCTGGGCCTGGCTCATCAACAACAGCCTGTCCGCAGCGCTTACCTCGTCGCCCCTGCTGAAGCAGCGAGCCGCGTTCGAGCTCGCCCAGATTGAGGCGGTGCGGACCAGGTACGCCGCCCGCGTCGCGCTGGTGCCGATGCAAACCGAAGAGCCGATCGGCATCGAACGGCTGCTCCGGCTCGTCAAACCGCAGCCTGCGCCGGACTATACCGGCGCAACTCACGACTCATAG
- a CDS encoding cytochrome c, which yields MRMWLNGGAWILTLAAIIPIGGCVDHGVGSQRRDPPPVHLPDVRTPVRLDAEARQEHRAVMLQHLETVQAIVAALVDEDYRLAQGLTETHLGFFMHRHAMARQQPENFPPAYHDLAMAHHAAAEKLADAMPSRDLKQILPEFNKVLKACVACHLEYKLRSS from the coding sequence ATGCGAATGTGGCTGAATGGAGGCGCCTGGATCTTGACCCTGGCGGCGATCATACCGATCGGAGGCTGTGTGGACCATGGTGTCGGATCGCAGAGGCGTGATCCTCCTCCCGTTCACCTCCCGGATGTGCGCACGCCGGTCCGACTCGATGCCGAGGCCCGACAGGAACATCGCGCCGTCATGCTGCAACATTTGGAGACGGTTCAAGCCATCGTTGCCGCGTTGGTCGACGAGGACTACCGGCTCGCTCAAGGCTTGACCGAAACGCACTTGGGCTTTTTCATGCACCGGCACGCGATGGCTCGCCAGCAGCCGGAGAACTTTCCCCCGGCCTATCATGACCTGGCGATGGCGCATCATGCCGCCGCGGAGAAGTTGGCCGATGCGATGCCGTCGCGGGATCTAAAGCAGATCCTGCCCGAGTTCAACAAGGTGTTGAAAGCCTGCGTTGCCTGTCACCTGGAGTACAAACTGCGTAGTTCATAA
- a CDS encoding hemerythrin domain-containing protein: MSDGKISVTFEQDHDRLDALFTTFQEQKRKDFAKAKEAFAAFKFGLQRHIVWEEDVLFPKWEENSGMAEGGPTQVMRTEHRMIGDCLEAIHQKVQAQDPESDRDEQRLLDILKSHNMKEERILYPSIDQVISDQERAELYQAMKDIPEERYRTCCGSGHS; this comes from the coding sequence ATGTCCGACGGAAAGATCAGCGTCACGTTCGAGCAGGATCACGACCGACTCGATGCCCTGTTCACCACGTTTCAGGAGCAGAAGCGAAAGGATTTCGCCAAGGCCAAAGAGGCGTTCGCCGCCTTCAAGTTCGGTCTGCAACGCCACATCGTCTGGGAGGAAGACGTGCTGTTTCCCAAATGGGAGGAGAACTCCGGTATGGCGGAAGGCGGTCCGACGCAGGTCATGCGAACCGAGCATCGGATGATCGGCGATTGCCTGGAAGCGATTCACCAGAAGGTCCAGGCGCAGGATCCGGAGAGCGATCGGGACGAGCAGCGGTTGTTGGATATTCTGAAATCGCACAACATGAAGGAGGAACGGATTCTCTATCCGTCGATCGATCAGGTGATCAGCGATCAAGAACGGGCAGAGCTGTATCAAGCGATGAAAGACATCCCTGAAGAGCGATACCGGACCTGTTGCGGGAGCGGGCACTCATGA
- a CDS encoding BrnT family toxin, with product MAKTRFEWDQAKDATNQEKHGVSFQLAQYAFADSRRVIAKDVTHSRSEDRFYCFGEVEGGIMTVRFTYRASVIRIIGAGYWRKGKAVYEHENKISR from the coding sequence ATGGCTAAGACACGTTTTGAGTGGGATCAGGCCAAAGACGCGACGAACCAGGAAAAGCATGGGGTGTCATTTCAGTTAGCTCAATATGCTTTTGCTGACTCACGACGTGTCATCGCCAAAGATGTCACCCATAGCAGGTCAGAGGACCGCTTCTACTGCTTCGGGGAGGTCGAGGGCGGCATTATGACCGTCCGGTTTACCTATCGAGCTTCGGTTATTCGAATCATCGGCGCCGGCTATTGGCGAAAGGGAAAGGCAGTCTATGAGCACGAAAATAAGATATCGCGATGA
- a CDS encoding GNAT family N-acetyltransferase, protein MQRIRPLHMPPSRDEGPDAGHVVLSDGTTALLRIAQPSDADELQHFVERLSPEARRHRFFSETAPPAEVIRKLCDPSDPRRSLTVIALRRQDGALRVIASGSYHARDSHQAEVAMAVDDRLHGHGLGTLLLERLALLAIRHGFTRLWAITHADNVAMREVFASSGLPMEEHVEGGDMEVELSLTPTDHSVRQSEWRERVATTASLRPLFHPQAVAVIGASRAPQSIGYRLLDALSSNGFCGRCYAINPHAATIAGMQTYPSLRALPEPVDLAVIAVPKDAVLSVVDDCAATGVRALVVITAGFAEVGAEGRRLQDQLLAKVRQQGLRMVGPNCFGILNTDPAVRLNATFTSTFPLTGSIAMSSQSGALGLALLAASERLQLGLSTFVSVGNKADVSVNDLLQYWENDPATNVILLYVESFGNPRRFAQIARRVSRNKPIVVLKAGRTSSGKRAAGSHTAALAANDVAVEALFQQTGILRAETLEDMFALAAGLSDQPLPKGNRVGIITNAGGPAILCADACEASGLDVPELSQATMTHLASFLPPAAALRNPVDLIASADPEQYAQAIAALLKSDDIDALIILYIAVTATDVDPIAEGIKKGILDARATASIKKPIYIGWMVETDRERRFSFTGDTIPTFALPELPARALGKISGYVQWRERPAGMVPDFDDLDLPTVSRICHDALAARGEGWLTTAETRALLSAMSISLPPGGVATGAEEAALLAEQIGFPVAVKLASHTLVHKTEIGGVHLNLNTKTEVRRAFEQIAARLAQDQSLDAMEGVLIQPMVTGGIEVMAGMVQDPSFGPLIGFGLGGIHVEILGDVRFRITPLTELDAADLIRSIKGYRLLQGYRGHPPGDVDAVQELLLRLSRLVEEVPEIVELDLNPIFILPPGQGCRIVDARIRVAGKR, encoded by the coding sequence ATGCAACGTATCCGCCCACTCCACATGCCGCCCTCCCGTGACGAGGGTCCTGACGCCGGTCATGTCGTCTTGAGCGACGGCACGACGGCGCTTCTGCGTATTGCGCAGCCATCCGACGCGGATGAATTGCAGCACTTCGTCGAACGCCTGTCGCCGGAAGCCAGACGCCACCGGTTTTTCTCCGAAACTGCGCCACCCGCCGAGGTAATCCGCAAACTCTGCGACCCATCCGACCCGCGGCGTAGCCTCACCGTGATTGCCCTTCGCCGGCAGGACGGCGCCCTCCGTGTCATCGCATCCGGTTCGTATCATGCGCGGGACTCGCACCAGGCAGAAGTGGCCATGGCCGTGGACGACCGGCTCCATGGGCATGGCTTGGGCACGCTGCTCCTGGAGCGACTGGCGCTGCTGGCGATCCGCCATGGCTTCACGAGGCTCTGGGCCATCACCCACGCAGACAATGTGGCCATGCGCGAGGTGTTCGCCTCCTCCGGACTTCCCATGGAAGAACATGTCGAAGGCGGCGACATGGAGGTCGAGCTCTCGCTGACACCGACCGACCATAGCGTACGTCAATCCGAGTGGCGTGAACGGGTCGCCACCACGGCTTCGCTCCGGCCGCTCTTCCATCCTCAGGCCGTCGCCGTGATCGGCGCCTCGCGCGCTCCCCAGAGTATCGGCTACCGGTTGCTCGATGCGCTGAGCAGCAATGGCTTTTGTGGCCGCTGTTACGCAATCAACCCGCATGCCGCCACCATCGCCGGCATGCAGACCTATCCGTCGCTCCGGGCATTGCCGGAGCCGGTCGATCTGGCCGTCATCGCCGTCCCCAAAGACGCCGTCCTCTCTGTCGTAGACGACTGTGCGGCGACCGGTGTCCGTGCGCTGGTGGTCATCACCGCGGGATTCGCCGAAGTCGGAGCAGAGGGACGCCGTCTGCAAGACCAGCTTCTCGCAAAGGTTCGGCAACAGGGCCTGCGCATGGTCGGCCCCAATTGCTTCGGGATCTTGAACACCGATCCGGCCGTGCGGCTCAATGCCACGTTCACCTCCACGTTTCCCCTCACCGGCTCCATTGCCATGTCGTCACAAAGCGGCGCCCTGGGGTTGGCCCTGCTCGCCGCATCCGAACGATTGCAGCTCGGTCTTTCCACCTTCGTCAGCGTCGGCAACAAGGCGGATGTGTCGGTCAACGACCTGCTGCAATACTGGGAGAACGATCCCGCGACGAACGTCATCCTGCTGTATGTGGAATCGTTCGGCAATCCGAGACGGTTTGCGCAGATCGCCCGCCGGGTCAGCCGCAACAAACCGATCGTCGTCCTGAAAGCAGGCCGTACCTCTTCGGGCAAACGCGCCGCGGGATCCCACACAGCCGCGCTGGCCGCCAATGATGTCGCGGTGGAGGCCCTGTTTCAGCAGACCGGGATCCTGCGCGCCGAGACCCTCGAAGACATGTTCGCATTGGCGGCAGGCCTCTCGGATCAGCCGCTGCCGAAGGGCAACCGCGTCGGGATCATCACGAACGCCGGCGGACCGGCCATCCTCTGCGCCGATGCCTGCGAGGCGAGCGGCCTGGATGTTCCTGAATTGTCGCAAGCGACCATGACTCACCTGGCCTCGTTTCTGCCGCCGGCTGCGGCCTTGCGCAACCCGGTGGACCTGATCGCCTCGGCCGATCCCGAACAATACGCCCAGGCCATAGCCGCGCTCTTGAAATCCGACGATATCGATGCCCTCATCATTCTCTACATTGCCGTCACGGCCACCGACGTGGACCCGATTGCCGAAGGCATCAAGAAGGGCATCCTCGACGCGCGAGCCACGGCATCCATCAAGAAGCCGATCTACATCGGGTGGATGGTGGAAACGGATCGCGAGCGGAGATTCTCCTTCACGGGTGACACCATCCCCACCTTTGCACTGCCGGAACTCCCCGCGCGCGCCCTGGGAAAAATCTCCGGCTATGTGCAGTGGCGAGAACGCCCCGCCGGCATGGTGCCGGATTTCGATGATCTGGACCTCCCGACCGTGAGCCGCATCTGTCATGACGCCCTGGCCGCACGCGGAGAGGGCTGGCTGACGACTGCCGAAACGCGGGCCCTGTTGAGCGCAATGTCCATATCACTGCCGCCTGGCGGCGTCGCGACCGGCGCTGAGGAGGCTGCCCTGCTTGCCGAGCAGATCGGATTTCCGGTCGCCGTCAAACTGGCCTCCCATACCCTCGTCCATAAAACGGAGATCGGCGGTGTACATTTGAACCTCAACACGAAGACTGAGGTTCGCCGCGCGTTTGAACAGATCGCCGCACGACTCGCGCAGGATCAGAGCCTTGACGCCATGGAAGGGGTCCTGATCCAACCGATGGTGACCGGCGGCATCGAGGTGATGGCGGGCATGGTCCAGGATCCCTCGTTCGGTCCCCTGATCGGATTCGGGCTGGGCGGGATTCACGTCGAAATTCTGGGGGACGTGCGCTTCCGCATCACGCCGTTGACGGAACTGGACGCCGCCGATCTGATCCGCAGCATCAAGGGGTATCGTCTACTGCAAGGCTATCGCGGCCATCCACCGGGCGATGTCGATGCGGTTCAAGAGCTCTTGCTCAGGTTGTCACGGCTGGTCGAAGAGGTGCCGGAGATCGTGGAACTCGATTTGAATCCCATCTTCATCCTGCCGCCCGGCCAGGGTTGTCGCATCGTGGATGCGAGGATCAGGGTAGCGGGGAAGAGATAA